The Pseudomonas fluorescens genome includes a window with the following:
- the ccoO gene encoding cytochrome-c oxidase, cbb3-type subunit II, producing MKHEAVEKNIGLLAFFMVIAVSIGGLTQIVPLFFQDVTNKPVEGMKPRTALELEGRDIYIANGCVGCHSQMIRPFRAETERYGHYSVAGESVWDHPFLWGSKRTGPDLARVGGRYSDDWQRAHLYNPRNVVPESKMPAYPFLVENKLDGKDTAKKMEVLRTLGVPYTDEDIAGAKDAVKGKTEMDALVAYLQGLGTIIKSKR from the coding sequence ATGAAGCACGAAGCAGTAGAGAAGAATATCGGCCTGCTGGCCTTCTTCATGGTCATTGCCGTCAGCATCGGCGGCCTGACCCAGATCGTCCCGCTGTTCTTCCAGGACGTGACTAACAAGCCGGTCGAAGGCATGAAGCCACGTACCGCCCTTGAACTGGAAGGCCGTGACATCTATATCGCCAACGGTTGTGTCGGCTGCCACTCGCAGATGATCCGTCCGTTCCGCGCCGAAACCGAACGCTATGGCCACTATTCGGTCGCCGGTGAAAGCGTCTGGGACCATCCGTTCCTGTGGGGTTCCAAGCGTACCGGTCCGGACCTGGCCCGCGTTGGCGGCCGCTACTCCGACGACTGGCAGCGTGCGCACTTGTATAACCCGCGCAACGTGGTGCCTGAGTCGAAAATGCCGGCCTACCCGTTCCTCGTAGAAAACAAGCTCGACGGCAAAGACACCGCCAAGAAAATGGAAGTCCTGCGCACCCTGGGCGTGCCTTACACCGACGAAGACATCGCCGGTGCCAAGGATGCCGTCAAGGGCAAGACTGAAATGGACGCGCTGGTGGCCTATCTGCAAGGCCTGGGCACCATCATCAAAAGCAAACGGTGA
- a CDS encoding CcoQ/FixQ family Cbb3-type cytochrome c oxidase assembly chaperone translates to MDIGMIRGLGTVVVMVAFIGLALWVFSPKRKSEFDDATLLPFADDPEAIKHVEQASRSNKE, encoded by the coding sequence ATGGATATCGGGATGATTCGCGGCCTGGGCACCGTCGTCGTGATGGTGGCCTTCATCGGTCTGGCCCTGTGGGTGTTCAGCCCCAAGCGCAAGTCGGAGTTTGACGACGCGACCTTGCTGCCGTTCGCGGATGATCCCGAAGCCATCAAGCACGTCGAGCAAGCTTCTAGGAGTAACAAAGAATGA
- the ccoP gene encoding cytochrome-c oxidase, cbb3-type subunit III has protein sequence MTTFWSLYVTVLSLGTIFSLTWLLLSTRKGQRAEQTDETVGHSFDGIEEYDNPLPKWWFMLFVGTIVFALGYLVLYPGLGNWKGLLPGYNYLDTEKQTAFANGQTGWTGVHEWEKEMARSDAKFGPIFAKFASMPIEEVAKDPQALKMGGRLFASNCSVCHGSDAKGAYGFPNLTDADWRWGGEPETIKTTIMGGRHAVMPGWAAVVGEQGVADVAAYLVTSLHSRKLPEGAKADPANGQKLFAANCVACHGPAGKGTPAMGAPDLTHPAGFIYGSSFAQLQQTIRYGRQGQMPAQADLQGNDKVHLLAAYVYSLSHGEKAPAADAQ, from the coding sequence ATGACTACATTCTGGAGTCTGTACGTCACAGTCCTCAGCCTGGGAACGATCTTCTCCCTGACCTGGCTGCTGCTGTCGACCCGCAAGGGCCAGCGCGCCGAGCAGACGGACGAGACCGTCGGCCACTCGTTCGACGGGATCGAGGAGTACGACAACCCACTGCCGAAATGGTGGTTCATGCTGTTCGTGGGCACCATCGTGTTCGCCCTCGGTTACCTGGTGCTCTACCCAGGCCTGGGCAACTGGAAAGGCCTGCTGCCAGGCTACAACTACCTGGACACCGAAAAGCAGACCGCCTTCGCCAACGGCCAGACCGGCTGGACAGGCGTTCACGAATGGGAAAAGGAAATGGCGCGTTCGGACGCCAAGTTCGGTCCGATCTTCGCCAAGTTCGCCTCCATGCCGATCGAAGAAGTCGCCAAGGACCCGCAAGCCCTGAAGATGGGTGGCCGCCTGTTCGCCTCCAACTGCTCGGTCTGCCACGGTTCCGACGCCAAGGGCGCCTATGGCTTCCCTAACCTGACCGACGCCGACTGGCGCTGGGGCGGTGAGCCGGAAACCATCAAGACCACCATCATGGGCGGTCGTCACGCCGTGATGCCGGGCTGGGCTGCCGTGGTCGGCGAGCAAGGCGTGGCCGACGTGGCCGCTTACCTGGTGACCAGCCTGCACAGCCGCAAACTGCCGGAAGGGGCCAAGGCCGATCCAGCCAATGGGCAGAAACTCTTTGCCGCCAACTGCGTGGCCTGCCACGGCCCTGCTGGCAAAGGCACGCCAGCCATGGGCGCACCTGACCTGACGCACCCGGCCGGTTTCATCTACGGTTCGAGCTTCGCTCAGTTGCAGCAGACCATCCGCTACGGTCGCCAGGGCCAGATGCCGGCCCAGGCCGACTTGCAAGGCAACGACAAGGTCCACTTGCTG
- the ccoP gene encoding cytochrome-c oxidase, cbb3-type subunit III translates to MTTFWSTWICVLTIGSLIGLTWLLIGTRKGETKGSVDQTMGHSFDGIEEYDNPLPQWWFLLFAGTLVFSVGYLVLYPGLGNWKGILPGYESGWTGAHEWEKEMAKADAKFGPIFAKFAAMPVEEVAKDPQALKMGGRLFASNCSVCHGSDAKGAFGFPNLADSNWRWGGAADTIKTTIMGGRMAAMPAWGEVLGDAGVKNVAAYVRHDLAGLPLPADSGADLQAGQQAFNTTCVACHGANGQGTEAMGAPNLTQPAGFIYGTSLAQLQQTIRHGRQGHMPAQNELLGNDKVQLLAAYVYSLSKTDEQLSGKPQAASLK, encoded by the coding sequence ATGACCACCTTCTGGAGTACGTGGATCTGCGTACTGACCATCGGCAGCCTCATCGGCCTGACGTGGTTGCTGATCGGCACTCGCAAGGGCGAGACCAAGGGCAGTGTCGACCAGACCATGGGCCACAGCTTCGACGGCATCGAGGAGTACGACAACCCGCTGCCGCAATGGTGGTTCCTGTTATTTGCCGGCACCCTGGTGTTTTCCGTCGGCTACCTGGTCCTCTATCCAGGCCTGGGTAACTGGAAAGGTATCCTGCCGGGCTACGAGAGCGGCTGGACCGGCGCCCATGAATGGGAAAAGGAGATGGCCAAGGCCGATGCCAAGTTCGGACCGATCTTCGCCAAATTCGCCGCCATGCCCGTGGAGGAAGTGGCCAAGGACCCACAGGCCTTGAAGATGGGTGGCCGCCTGTTCGCCTCCAACTGCTCGGTCTGCCACGGCTCGGACGCCAAGGGTGCCTTTGGCTTCCCAAACCTGGCCGACAGCAACTGGCGTTGGGGCGGTGCTGCCGACACCATCAAGACCACCATCATGGGCGGTCGCATGGCGGCGATGCCCGCCTGGGGCGAAGTACTGGGGGACGCCGGGGTCAAGAACGTGGCCGCGTATGTACGCCACGACCTGGCCGGCCTGCCGTTGCCGGCAGACAGCGGTGCCGATCTGCAGGCCGGACAGCAGGCCTTCAACACCACCTGCGTCGCCTGCCACGGCGCCAACGGCCAAGGGACCGAAGCCATGGGCGCGCCGAACCTGACGCAACCGGCCGGTTTCATCTATGGCACCAGCCTGGCCCAGTTGCAGCAGACCATCCGTCACGGGCGCCAGGGTCATATGCCAGCGCAGAATGAGTTGCTAGGCAATGACAAGGTGCAACTGCTCGCGGCTTACGTTTACAGTCTTTCAAAGACTGATGAGCAGTTGAGCGGCAAGCCGCAAGCTGCAAGCCTCAAGTAA
- the ccoN gene encoding cytochrome-c oxidase, cbb3-type subunit I translates to MNTSISTAYNYKVVRQFAIMTVVWGIVGMGLGVFLAAQLVWPQLNFDLPWTSFGRLRPLHTNAVIFAFGGCALFASSFYSVQRTCQTQLFAPKIAAFCFWGWQLVILLAAISLPLGYTSSKEYAELEWPIDILITIVWVAYAIVFFGTVAKRNTKHIYVGNWFFGGFILTVAILHIVNNLELPVSLTKSYSVYAGATDAMVQWWYGHNAVGFFLTAGFLGMMYYFVPKQAERPVYSYRLSIVHFWALITLYIWAGPHHLHYTALPDWAQSLGMVMSLILLAPSWGGMINGMMTLSGAWHKLRSDPILRFLVVSLAFYGMSTFEGPMMAIKTVNALSHYTDWTIGHVHAGALGWVAMISIGALYHMIPKVFGRPQMHSIGLINAHFWLATIGTVLYIASMWVNGIAQGLMWRAVNEDGTLTYSFVETLVASHPGFVVRLAGGSIFLLGMLLMAYNTWRTVRAYQPAEAAAAAQMA, encoded by the coding sequence ATGAACACTTCTATCAGTACCGCCTACAACTACAAGGTGGTCCGCCAATTCGCCATTATGACGGTGGTGTGGGGCATCGTCGGCATGGGGCTCGGGGTTTTTCTCGCCGCCCAATTGGTCTGGCCACAGCTCAACTTCGATTTGCCCTGGACCAGCTTCGGCCGCCTGCGCCCGCTGCACACCAACGCGGTGATCTTCGCCTTCGGTGGCTGTGCGTTGTTCGCCAGTTCGTTCTATTCGGTGCAGCGCACCTGCCAGACTCAGCTGTTTGCGCCGAAAATCGCCGCGTTCTGCTTCTGGGGCTGGCAACTGGTGATCCTGCTGGCGGCCATCAGCCTGCCACTGGGCTACACCAGTTCCAAGGAATACGCCGAGCTGGAATGGCCGATCGACATTCTGATCACCATCGTCTGGGTTGCCTACGCGATTGTGTTCTTCGGCACCGTGGCCAAGCGCAACACCAAGCACATCTACGTTGGTAACTGGTTCTTCGGCGGGTTCATCCTGACCGTGGCGATCCTGCACATCGTCAACAACCTGGAACTGCCGGTGAGCCTCACCAAGTCCTACTCGGTCTACGCCGGGGCCACGGACGCGATGGTGCAATGGTGGTACGGCCACAACGCCGTGGGCTTCTTCCTCACCGCAGGCTTCCTGGGGATGATGTACTACTTCGTGCCGAAGCAGGCCGAGCGCCCGGTGTATTCCTATCGCTTGTCCATCGTGCACTTCTGGGCCCTGATCACCCTGTACATCTGGGCCGGCCCTCACCACCTGCACTACACCGCGCTGCCGGACTGGGCACAGTCCCTGGGCATGGTGATGTCGCTGATTCTGCTGGCGCCAAGCTGGGGCGGCATGATCAACGGCATGATGACCCTCTCGGGTGCCTGGCATAAGCTGCGCAGCGACCCGATCCTGCGGTTCCTGGTGGTGTCCCTGGCGTTCTACGGCATGTCGACCTTCGAAGGTCCGATGATGGCGATCAAGACCGTCAACGCCCTCTCCCACTACACCGACTGGACCATCGGCCACGTACACGCCGGCGCACTCGGCTGGGTGGCAATGATTTCCATCGGCGCGCTGTACCACATGATCCCGAAAGTCTTCGGCCGGCCACAGATGCACAGCATCGGCCTGATCAACGCGCACTTCTGGCTCGCGACCATCGGCACTGTGCTCTACATCGCCTCGATGTGGGTCAACGGCATCGCCCAGGGCCTGATGTGGCGTGCGGTGAACGAGGACGGCACGCTCACCTACTCCTTCGTCGAAACCCTGGTGGCCAGTCACCCAGGCTTCGTCGTGCGGCTGGCGGGCGGGTCGATCTTCCTCCTCGGCATGCTGCTGATGGCCTACAACACCTGGCGCACTGTGCGGGCCTACCAGCCTGCCGAAGCCGCCGCTGCCGCGCAGATGGCCTGA
- a CDS encoding alpha/beta family hydrolase, with the protein MDKQHKASIDGDQWVRCVAEHGWLWTAAWPGASAEAPTLILAHGAGAPMDSGFMEEMAAGLAAHGVNVLRFEFPYMAQRRLDGGKRPPNPAPKLLECWRQVYATVRPYVAGRLAIGGKSMGGRMASLLADELGVDALVCLGYPFYAVGKPEKPRVEHLAALKPPTLIVQGERDALGNREAVQGYELSPGIEVMWLVAGDHDLKPLKASGFSHGQHMEVAAGKVAAFLLQD; encoded by the coding sequence ATGGACAAACAGCACAAGGCCAGTATTGACGGGGATCAATGGGTGCGGTGTGTGGCCGAACACGGTTGGCTATGGACGGCCGCGTGGCCGGGTGCCAGTGCCGAGGCGCCGACCCTGATCCTGGCCCACGGCGCCGGTGCACCGATGGACAGCGGATTCATGGAGGAAATGGCCGCGGGCCTTGCCGCGCATGGGGTCAACGTGCTGCGCTTCGAGTTTCCCTACATGGCCCAACGACGTTTGGACGGGGGCAAGCGCCCACCCAATCCGGCACCGAAGCTGTTGGAATGCTGGCGACAGGTGTACGCCACGGTGCGGCCTTATGTCGCTGGGCGGTTGGCCATTGGCGGCAAGTCCATGGGCGGGCGTATGGCGAGCCTGCTAGCCGATGAGTTGGGCGTCGACGCGCTGGTGTGCCTGGGCTATCCCTTCTATGCGGTGGGCAAACCGGAGAAACCGCGGGTCGAACACCTGGCGGCGTTGAAGCCCCCCACCTTGATCGTCCAGGGCGAGCGCGATGCGTTGGGTAACCGGGAGGCGGTGCAGGGGTATGAATTGTCACCGGGCATCGAGGTGATGTGGTTGGTGGCGGGGGATCACGATTTGAAGCCGTTGAAGGCTTCGGGGTTTAGCCATGGGCAGCATATGGAGGTGGCTGCGGGAAAGGTGGCGGCGTTTCTTCTCCAGGATTGA
- the ccoN gene encoding cytochrome-c oxidase, cbb3-type subunit I, translating into MSTAISPTAYNYKVVRQFAIMTVVWGILGMGLGVFIASQLVWPELNFDLPWTTFGRLRPLHTNLVIFAFGGCALFATSYYVVQRTCQTRLISDSLAAFTFWGWQAVIVGAIVTLPLGYTTTKEYAELEWPLAILLAIVWVTYGLVFFGTIVKRKTKHIYVGNWFYGAFIVVTAMLHIVNHASLPVSFFKSYSAYSGATDAMIQWWYGHNAVGFFLTTGFLGMMYYFVPKQAERPIYSYRLSIVHFWALITLYIWAGPHHLHYTALPDWAQSLGMAMSIILLAPSWGGMINGMMTLSGAWHKLRTDPILRFLVVSLAFYGMSTFEGPMMAIKTVNSLSHYTDWTIGHVHAGALGWVAMISIGAIYHMIPKLFGRAQMHSTGLINAHFWLATIGTVLYIASMWVNGITQGLMWRAINDDGTLTYSFVEALQASHPGFIVRALGGAFFASGMLLMAYNVYRTVRASDPAEAEAAAKIAVVGAH; encoded by the coding sequence ATGAGCACAGCAATCAGTCCGACTGCTTATAACTATAAGGTAGTCCGCCAGTTCGCCATCATGACGGTGGTCTGGGGGATCCTTGGCATGGGGCTCGGTGTCTTCATCGCCTCGCAACTGGTCTGGCCGGAGTTGAACTTCGATCTGCCATGGACGACATTTGGACGCCTGCGCCCGCTGCACACCAACCTGGTGATCTTCGCCTTCGGTGGTTGTGCATTGTTTGCCACTTCTTACTACGTCGTGCAGCGAACCTGCCAAACGCGACTGATCTCCGACAGCCTCGCCGCCTTCACCTTCTGGGGCTGGCAAGCGGTCATCGTCGGTGCGATCGTGACCTTGCCACTGGGTTACACCACCACCAAGGAATACGCTGAGCTGGAATGGCCCCTGGCTATCCTGCTGGCCATCGTCTGGGTGACCTACGGTCTGGTGTTCTTCGGCACCATCGTCAAGCGCAAGACCAAGCACATCTACGTCGGTAACTGGTTCTACGGTGCCTTCATCGTCGTGACTGCCATGCTGCACATCGTCAACCACGCCTCCCTGCCGGTCAGCTTCTTCAAGTCGTACTCGGCCTACTCGGGCGCGACCGATGCGATGATCCAGTGGTGGTACGGCCACAACGCCGTGGGTTTCTTCCTGACCACCGGCTTCCTGGGGATGATGTACTACTTCGTGCCGAAACAGGCCGAGCGTCCGATCTATTCCTATCGCCTGTCCATCGTGCACTTCTGGGCGCTGATCACCCTGTACATCTGGGCAGGTCCGCACCACCTGCACTACACCGCACTGCCGGATTGGGCGCAGTCCCTGGGCATGGCAATGTCGATCATCCTGCTGGCGCCAAGCTGGGGCGGCATGATCAACGGCATGATGACCCTGTCGGGCGCCTGGCATAAGCTGCGCACCGACCCGATCCTGCGGTTCCTGGTGGTGTCGTTGGCGTTCTACGGCATGTCGACCTTCGAAGGCCCGATGATGGCCATCAAGACCGTCAACTCCCTGAGCCACTACACCGACTGGACCATCGGCCACGTGCACGCTGGTGCGCTCGGCTGGGTGGCGATGATTTCCATCGGCGCCATCTACCACATGATCCCGAAACTGTTCGGTCGTGCGCAGATGCACAGCACCGGCCTGATCAACGCGCACTTCTGGCTCGCGACCATCGGTACCGTGCTCTACATCGCCTCGATGTGGGTCAACGGCATCACCCAAGGCCTGATGTGGCGTGCAATCAACGACGACGGCACCCTGACCTACTCGTTCGTCGAAGCGCTGCAGGCCAGCCACCCTGGCTTCATCGTGCGTGCCCTGGGCGGCGCGTTCTTCGCCAGCGGCATGCTGCTCATGGCCTACAACGTGTACCGCACCGTTCGTGCCTCTGACCCGGCTGAAGCTGAAGCCGCCGCCAAGATCGCCGTAGTTGGAGCTCACTGA
- a CDS encoding cbb3-type cytochrome oxidase subunit 3: MVLEMSTGMIRGLGTVVVFIAFIGLTLWVFSNKRRPEFAEARLLPFADEPAADIVPPQDPATRSTRP, from the coding sequence ATGGTTCTTGAAATGAGTACTGGAATGATCCGCGGCCTGGGCACGGTCGTGGTGTTCATCGCCTTCATCGGCCTGACCCTGTGGGTATTCAGCAACAAACGTCGTCCAGAGTTCGCCGAAGCGCGCCTGCTGCCGTTCGCCGACGAGCCAGCTGCCGACATCGTCCCCCCCCAAGACCCTGCAACAAGGAGTACCCGGCCATGA
- the ccoO gene encoding cytochrome-c oxidase, cbb3-type subunit II: MKHETIEKNVGLLMLLMVLAVSIGGLTQIVPLFFQDVTNKPVDGMKPYTALQLEGRDIYIREGCVGCHSQMIRPFRAETERYGHYSVAGESVWDHPFLWGSKRTGPDLARVGARYSDDWHRAHLYNPRNVVPESKMPAYPWLVTQAVDSSHTEGKLRAMRTLGVPYTDDDITASVASLKGKTEMDALVAYLQVLGTAIKSKR; the protein is encoded by the coding sequence ATGAAACACGAAACAATCGAAAAAAACGTCGGCCTGCTGATGCTGCTGATGGTCCTGGCCGTGAGCATTGGCGGCCTGACCCAGATCGTGCCGCTGTTCTTCCAGGACGTGACCAATAAACCGGTGGACGGCATGAAGCCCTACACCGCCCTGCAACTGGAAGGCCGTGACATCTACATTCGTGAAGGCTGCGTCGGCTGCCACTCGCAGATGATCCGTCCGTTCCGCGCCGAGACCGAGCGCTACGGCCACTACTCGGTGGCCGGTGAAAGCGTCTGGGACCACCCATTCCTGTGGGGCTCCAAGCGTACCGGGCCGGACCTGGCCCGGGTTGGCGCGCGCTACTCCGATGATTGGCACCGCGCCCACTTGTACAACCCGCGCAACGTCGTGCCCGAGTCGAAAATGCCGGCCTACCCGTGGCTGGTGACCCAAGCGGTAGACAGCAGCCACACCGAAGGCAAGCTGCGCGCCATGCGTACCCTGGGTGTGCCGTACACCGATGACGACATCACCGCCAGCGTGGCCTCGCTCAAGGGCAAGACCGAAATGGACGCCCTGGTGGCCTACCTGCAAGTGCTCGGCACTGCCATCAAGAGCAAGAGGTGA